A window from Fragaria vesca subsp. vesca linkage group LG5, FraVesHawaii_1.0, whole genome shotgun sequence encodes these proteins:
- the LOC101312156 gene encoding probable peptide/nitrate transporter At1g59740-like translates to MAEDRRLQQGNNLIMSKVGSLESSMNDHHRHHHHELMGGEEVVVTVDWRGRPSNAAKHGGMKAASFLLGLQSFEIMAIAAVGNNLITYVINEMHFSLSKSANIVTNFIGTVFLLALVGGYLSDSYLGSFWTMLIFGFVELSGFILLSVQAHLPQLKPPPCNNSTAVGEDYCEEAKGFKALIFFAALYLVALGSGCVKPNMIAHGADQFNPADNPKQSKKLSTYFNAAYFAFSVGELIALTLLVWVQTHSGMDVGFGVSAAVMAMGLICLVSGTLYYRNKPPQRSIFTPIAQVFVAAILKRKQVCPSNPHLLHGSQNNDNAFSSDIDPFNHSQKFRFLDKACIKIEDGSNTKESPWRLCTVTQVNQVKVLLSVIPIFASTIVFNTILAQLQTFSVQQGSAMDTQLTKSFHIPPASLQSIPYIILIFLVPLYDAFFVPFTRKLTGNESGISPLQRIGAGLFFATFSMISAAVMEQKRREAAVTSNKTLSIFWITPQFLIFGLSEMLTAVGLIEFFYKQSLKGRMQAFLTAVTYCSYSFGFYLSSLLVSLVNKITSSSSSSTGSHGGWLSDNDLNKDRLDLFYWLLAGLSFLNFLNYLFWSKWYSHSPSSSSSSSSSRAQQQDHYRYSTAAAAATSADHNLP, encoded by the exons ATGGCAGAAGATAGGAGACTGCAGCAGGGTAATAATCTCATAATGAGTAAGGTTGGGAGCCTGGAGAGCAGCATGAACGATCATCATCGTCATCATCATCATGAGTTAATGGGTGGTGAAGAGGTAGTCGTCACTGTGGATTGGAGAGGCAGACCTTCTAATGCCGCCAAGCATGGTGGAATGAAAGCTGCTTCATTTCTTCTTG GGCTTCAATCATTTGAGATAATGGCAATAGCGGCCGTTGGGAACAACCTGATAACATATGTGATAAATGAGATGCATTTCTCATTATCCAAGTCTGCAAACATAGTGACAAACTTCATTGGTACCGTCTTCCTCTTGGCCCTTGTTGGTGGCTACCTCTCTGATTCTTATCTTGGCAGCTTCTGGACCATGCTTATCTTTGGCTTTGTTGAACTTTCG GGTTTCATATTATTGTCAGTCCAAGCTCATCTTCCGCAGCTAAAGCCACCACCTTGCAACAACAGCACAGCTGTTGGAGAAGACTACTGTGAAGAAGCAAAAGGGTTCAAAGCATTGATCTTCTTCGCGGCTCTCTACTTGGTAGCATTAGGGAGTGGGTGTGTTAAACCAAACATGATTGCTCATGGAGCAGACCAGTTCAACCCTGCAGATAACCCTAAACAATCCAAGAAACTCTCCACCTACTTCAATGCTGCTTATTTCGCCTTCTCCGTCGGAGAACTCATCGCCCTCACGCTTCTCGTTTGGGTCCAAACTCACTCCGGAATGGATGTTGGCTTCGGTGTCTCTGCGGCTGTCATGGCTATGGGACTCATCTGCTTGGTCTCCGGTACCCTCTATTACAGAAACAAGCCACCTCAACGAAGCATTTTCACCCCTATTGCTCAA GTTTTTGTGGCTGCAATACTAAAGAGAAAGCAAGTTTGTCCATCCAATCCTCACTTGCTTCACGGAAGCCAGAACAATGACAATGCTTTCTCTTCTGATATTGACCCCTTTAATCACTCTCAAAAATTCAG GTTCTTGGACAAGGCGTGCATTAAGATTGAAGATGGCAGTAACACAAAGGAGAGTCCATGGAGATTGTGCACAGTTACACAAGTGAACCAAGTGAAAGTACTTCTCTCCGTGATTCCAATCTTTGCTTCCACAATAGTTTTCAACACCATTTTGGCTCAGCTACAAACATTCTCAGTCCAACAAGGAAGTGCCATGGACACCCAACTCACCAAATCTTTCCATATCCCTCCAGCCTCACTCCAGTCCATTCCTTACATCATCCTCATCTTCCTTGTCCCTCTCTACGACGCTTTCTTTGTCCCTTTCACAAGAAAGCTTACCGGAAACGAATCAGGAATCTCCCCATTACAAAGAATAGGGGCCGGCCTCTTCTTTGCCACGTTTTCCATGATCTCAGCTGCTGTAATGGAGCAGAAGCGAAGGGAAGCTGCCGTCACGTCCAACAAGACATTGTCGATTTTCTGGATCACACCGCAGTTCTTGATCTTCGGGTTATCGGAGATGTTGACGGCAGTCGGCCTGATTGAGTTCTTCTACAAGCAATCCTTGAAAGGCCGGATGCAAGCATTTTTGACTGCAGTGACATACTGCTCGTATTCATTCGGGTTTTATCTAAGCTCACTGTTGGTCTCTCTGGTGAACAAGATCACTAGCTCTTCATCTTCATCAACTGGTAGTCATGGTGGTTGGCTTAGTGACAATGATCTCAACAAGGACAGGTTGGACCTTTTCTATTGGTTGTTGGCAGGGCTTAGCTTCCTCAACTTCCTCAACTATCTGTTCTGGTCTAAGTGGTACTCTCACAGTCCATCTTCATCATCATCATCATCATCATCAAGGGCACAACAACAAGACCATTATAGATATAGCACTGCTGCCGCTGCTGCTACTTCTGCGGATCATAATCTACCATAA